The following coding sequences are from one Rathayibacter sp. SW19 window:
- a CDS encoding ABC transporter permease, whose translation MKPRRFGAWYVAEHRFRVMRSYLQTVLVTGIGNPFLYLFAMGVGLGSLVSNNMGAQSMNGVSYLVFIAPALLATASMTAASEEFTYPVLLGFKWNPTFFGMNAAPISPGQIIDGIVYSVIARLLGTCVIYYVFMLLFGAVPSPWGFIAIFVAVLTGLAFGTPEMAYIATIEQDSGQVAMLMRFVLLPLTLFSGTFFPLSVMPVYLQWIGWISPLWHGTELSRVFAYGLQEPLWLTLVHAGYLLALVAGGWLWSRRIAAKRLNK comes from the coding sequence ATGAAACCGCGCCGGTTCGGTGCCTGGTATGTCGCCGAGCACCGCTTCCGCGTGATGCGTTCGTACCTGCAGACGGTGCTGGTCACGGGCATCGGCAACCCGTTCCTGTATCTGTTCGCGATGGGGGTCGGGCTCGGCAGCCTGGTCAGTAACAACATGGGCGCGCAGTCGATGAACGGGGTGAGCTATCTCGTCTTCATCGCCCCGGCGCTGCTCGCGACGGCGTCGATGACGGCGGCATCCGAAGAGTTCACCTACCCGGTGTTGCTCGGTTTCAAATGGAATCCAACCTTCTTCGGCATGAACGCCGCGCCGATCAGTCCGGGGCAGATCATCGACGGCATCGTCTACTCGGTGATCGCGCGGCTGCTGGGCACCTGCGTGATCTACTACGTTTTCATGCTGCTGTTCGGTGCCGTTCCCTCGCCCTGGGGGTTCATCGCGATCTTCGTTGCAGTGTTGACCGGGCTCGCGTTCGGCACGCCGGAGATGGCCTACATTGCGACCATCGAGCAGGATAGCGGTCAGGTTGCCATGCTGATGCGTTTCGTGCTGCTGCCGCTGACATTGTTCTCCGGCACGTTCTTTCCGCTGTCGGTGATGCCCGTCTATTTGCAGTGGATTGGCTGGATCTCCCCGCTCTGGCACGGCACAGAACTATCGCGCGTCTTCGCATACGGGCTGCAGGAACCGCTCTGGCTCACCCTGGTGCACGCCGGCTATCTGCTCGCGCTCGTCGCGGGCGGATGGCTGTGGTCGCGCCGGATCGCGGCGAAGCGGCTGAACAAATGA